Part of the Sorghum bicolor cultivar BTx623 chromosome 1, Sorghum_bicolor_NCBIv3, whole genome shotgun sequence genome, TTGGGGCCTAAGAACTAAACGGGGCTAAAAAATTTTGGGGCCAAAATTTTGAGCTACAACTGTGCACGCAGTCCCATGGAAGCCCACCAATGACAACTGCAACTGCATGCAGCTCAAGTTGTCATTGGTGGGTTTCCATGGGAGTGCGTGCACACTTGCAGCCCAAAATTTTggccccaaaattttttggccccGTTTAGTTCTCAGGCCCCAATTCTACAAAAAATTTTCTCTTTaggccaaaaaatttcaaatctaaacaggccctaagtgcCATTAGTACAAACTTGGTACCTTGTAAAAGGCAAGATCATAAACTCATAATTTGGTATATCAAAAAAAAGCTCATTTAGAAGACCATGCCTTCACACAAGGCTAATTGGCTTCTTAATATTTGAATGGGATGAGTTCATATCAGTTCAGTCACAAAATTGATTCGCATAATTCAGCAAGCTTTCAAAATATTGAACCTGCAAATCTTCCAATACAGATGGATAAGCATCTTTGATGTCCTCAACAGGAAGGCCACACTCTTTCTCCTTGATCAAACCAAGCAATTCATCTCTTCCTGTCAAAATATGCTTTGGCTGCACAAGAGCAGAAGGCAGGTCAGTTCATAATGCAAGCAAACCATATGAAAAGATGAAAAACCTACCAAATTTTGCTCTCACTAAAATACCCTCCCTCCATCTCTTAACACAATGGATAGTGAATTTCAAAAATGAATTAATATGAAAGTGTGGCATGTTTAGCTTGCCACATGCGCGATCAAACAAGTTAATTGAAAGTTTCAGCTGGCACATTCCTTGTGTGTTTAGATTTAGAGATTGAGCAGTGAAATCGAAAGATTTTATGCATCAAAGTAATATTCATGAAATGTTCAGTTTCATTCATGAATGTGCAAATTCAATGAAACTGCTAACAGAACAACATCGAATGCATTTACCTTGTAAGAGAAACGAGTCCCATCAAATAAAACTTTGGGATTATTCCTTAAGCTGTCAAATACAGCCTTGTTACCATGAATATCAACATAGGTAGCTTCGTTTACTTGCTTTGCTGTAAATGATTGCCTTGTCTGCAAGCACAAAAGAAACTACATTAGTTCATCCACTATCACTATACATATATATTCCAGGAAGAAGGTTCAAAGAAAACATTCTGTATTCCCTTCCTGGACTGGGAAGTTTCTAATCATGccaaaaatccaaaataatGCTACAACTGATGTTGGAGCAAGATGACTCATGTCTGATGACTCCACTAGTATATTGATTACATTTAATTTAGAGGAATATTAATATCTACAATACTGCTCAACTTCCCAGTTAATATCATCACTCTAACATCACAAATAGCAGCTGAACCTATGTAAGAATCATCCTTTGTCCAACACCAGTCTGATTTGCAATTAATAGGTGACCACTTTCCAATACTAGATCACTTGTAAGTATATGATTCAGAAAATTGGTACAATTGCAGAAACTGCATCAAGTTGGATTTTTTGGAGATTACCTTATAAAGCAGTTCAACCACTAACTTGATCTGTACTCCCACAGCAGACTTCCTTACTGAATTGATGTGCTGCAGCCTTTCCGTATCATTTGAGAATTTAATAGGATGCAGTGGTTTTATAGGAGCCAATGGGGCATTGACTGGTTGAATCCCTGGAACATGTTTTGACGTTGAAATCGAAGTCTGGCTTGCAAAAATGCTAGATAGAGTATTCTGGCACCTCTCTTGCTGCTGTTTAAATTTGTTCAGACGATCATTCAGAGCCATCTGGATGGAAATAAGCAAACATTTATATAAACTATATATGGCACCCAGCAGCATAAGAAAATGATTACATGGAATATCTTTACATCTCTAAATTCATAGGGCCAATGGCAATCGGAGATCTGAGCATTGTAAGATGTAGCACCAACTGTTTGAGGTGCCTAGCACTTTAGGACGATGTACTGCTTCTCTTTTAGAAGTGATATATCAAATTAAGAATAACATCTTTTCAATTTATATATAAGACCAAAAAGACAAAAATAGTTAGTCGTATGATAACCAACTTCCTCATAAACTTAGTTGTCTATGGTATTTTCAGAAACTTATGGCAATGTCTGATACAAATATTTTATATCTTATTAAGCAGTGTTTGCAAAGAACTGAATGGATTGAGGTACATTGAATAGGGGAGGATCCAGTAAAGGGACATGGGTGTACACATGTACACCCAATATTTTTTGCAAAAACTTCGAAGTTAGGAGGATTGTCAATCAAATAGCTAAATAGCTTTAGGTTAGGGTTTCGATGCTCAGCTTCGCACAGAAGGGAAGGGAAGAGAAGGGGTGGAAGTACCTGGTGGGTGCTCGCCGCCGGCGAAGAGACCAGGGAAAACCTCAGCACCTGGCctagggcggcggcggcccagtcgtctgggagagggagagggagagagagagagagagagagagagagagagagaggagacggAGGAGGGAAGAGGGATGCAGCGGACGGAAGGGGAAGACGGATGCATCGGCGGCgttattgaaaaaaaaaacgcaCGGGCTTCTCGTGGGCCGTTTTCTCAGTTTTTCACTTTCCTTGAAAATTacgttttttatttttctttctctcCCTTTTAAATTTTCATTTTCATTGATTTCATATATCTATTGTCTTCATTGACACTATCGATGGCTAGTAAAACATATGTTTTAAATAATATAACAGAAATTTCATATATATTCTCTTCATTGGACATTATCACTGGATAGTAGATATATAATACATTGTAAATGAGTAAATGGAACTTTTTACGTTTTATTAAGGTTGAATATTTTTCTATTGAAGCTAGAAACTATTTTTACAAGAACATATACCAATTTCACAAACCAACAGCGATaacaatttttttctaaaataaaaaaattctctTTATGGCAATTTCCAAAATAAATATGAAATGTTTTTATGTTGCTAAATGTGAACAATAATTCACATAAACTAAGAACTCTTATCATCAATAAAAAATAGTAAGAACTCAACTAAAAAATCATGCTCCAACAAGAACTAATAAAGAGTATTGACACTTTAATATATCATGAAAAACTTGAGTTTTTCTATCACTCTCTTTTGATTCTATAATTTACTGAGGATTTTTATGTTGTAACAGGGTTAAAAATTATGTTGCAAAATACTTTCATGTGTTAGAATTGTCATACTTTATTAACCTTGAATAAATCTGGCTAATTGAGTTTTTATTATTTGCAAGGCACAAAGACAGTAAACATAGCAGCCTTAAGTCATAGAAAAGCTCCAACTCAAACAAAGGTATATAAGTTGAAAAGATATTCATAGTTGTGAGGCAAGAGCAAAATAAGGCCTGAAATGATAGGATACAAATAGAAAGAGTTTGACCATAAAAACAACTACACAttcaaaaaatatacaaaaaataataccgcATAATTAACAAATTAGGAATGTTGCCACTCTTACACTAGTTGTTCTTTATGgcacaaatatttttttctacaGGTAGAAACAACTTTTAGAGTAGAAAAAGTAATATTTTATTAAGAGAAAAGAAATATGATCGTAGTAGAAAAAATGTTAGAGGGTGTTACACATTTGCCTTCTTATTATCTTATGGAACTAGAAACTCTATTTGAGAAACTGACTAAATAACTTGAAGTAATTATCGTACTTTAGAAAATATTTAGTTTATGAAAGTAGTCATCACATAtttagttttaaaatttttcatagttatttttttgtttattaTTGTGCATGTTAAAAGTGAAAATATTTTGCACGCCCAATATTATAGTACTATGTTCATTGATGTGATGCCATAAAACATACAAAGATACGATGGTTAGGTTAAATTCAGAGTACGGTAGTTCTCGCCTAATGCTATTTCAACGTGACAATTTATACTCAAACTTATCATCAAACTACATACTCAAATTCTATTGATACCTACAAATGATAAATTATTTGTATATTGATACGCCAATATGATAACCATACCAATGTGTATTCCATATTGTGCGCTGGTTAGCAAGCACTTCAAACAATTCATCCACGTATCATCGTCCCACTAATAGTCCAAAATAAGCATCCCGGTTTCGAAAGCATAACCTAAAAATCGAGTTAGGAACAACCATTCAACATCGTCGGAATATGGCACAATTTAGCACTTCAAACAATTCATTGACGCATCATCATCCCAATAATACTCCAAAATAAGCATTTCGGTTTCAAAAGCAGAACCCAAAAAATTGAGATAGGAGCAATCATTCAACCAATCACCAGAATAGGACACGATCTCAATGCAATCCTATCAAAGTTCGCTCCAAATTCCACCATCACAGATCCGGATTACCAGATTAGTCTATGCGACACCCAATTTTGCCTTAAGGACAAGTAGGGCGTTCTAGGCGTCGGAACACCTCCCATGTATCCTTGATGAAAGGTTGAGATTCTGGTGGACGTAGCGATCAAAGCCTCAGAGGCGCTGGGTCCGTGGCGATCTCCTCAAGGGGGTTAGGGTTTGGTCGGTGAGTGGGATCTCGAATCCGGTGCACGCGTGGACGAAACCGACTTTGGTGGACGAACATCTCGTCTGCGCGTGCACTTGTAGCCTTGCAGGAGCACTAGTATTTATCATCGGATTCCAAGCGGTGGGCTGACGGACCGAGAGTTTGTTATACGGCCCACAAGATTGGTTGTTTGATGGGCCTACACAGACAATAGCCTCAGTATTGGTTGGGCCTACGCAGTTTTGCTCAAACCCATTTCAACAAGGTAAAGacaataagagcatctccaacagtttgctaaaatatttgccatcccacaaattttggcaAATCAATGGAAAAAactctctccaacagtttgctaaacatGTTTGCCAAAAATCTAGAGTTGCCATCGACTTGATCCGCGCACGTACTTCTACACGCGCGTACTCCTTCGCGCATCGTACTCCCGCGCCGTCCCTCCTTGTTCCCGCGAGGTGTGTGAAACTTCGCGTGCTATCCGATCCCCTCCCACCGTCCTTCATCGGTGCCTCCCACGCCGTCCTGGAATAGATCCCGGCGCCGGCCATTGAGGAGCAGAAGCCGCGACTCTCTGTGCTGGAACTCGCGAGTCCGACAGGACGGGAAATCTCAAAACAGGTATTTTCGATCTCTGCTGGAAGTCTAGGGTATCCTTGTTCGTATCCCATCGCCTTGTTCCTATCTCGGCGAGGGCACGCAACGCGACGTGACGGCGCGCCTCGTGTTCGCGCGTCGCTGGAAGTCGTGTTCGCGTACCGTCGCTGGAAGTCGTGTTCGTGTACCGCTCTCAGCTTTTGTTTATGCAGTCGAATGACAATGGAAGCAGCCGTGGTGTGTTGTTTATCACGGTAGGTTCACACGTACTGCTGCAGTCCAGTCAGCACACACCGATGGAGGCATCACTCCGgcattctgcaagtgtgcatctCTCTCCGGCATTCTGCAGTCCAGTCATCTTGCTGCCGAGATGATTTTGATCTGTGTAGGAAGAATGCTGAGATGATTTTGATTCTGTCATGATATTGTTGAAAGATTGTAtgtattttgatgtaattttttgtttttgttagaGTCATGGAGAATCAAGGAGAAGAGTTTTTGTCGGGGATTCTTTTCGACGGACAACATGACCATGTTTCTGGTTTGGATGTCATTAACATTCCAATTacttctaagagcatctccaacagtttggcaaaaACTGTTTGGCAAATCTTGACTTTTGACAAGTTGAT contains:
- the LOC8082027 gene encoding general transcription factor IIE subunit 2, with product MALNDRLNKFKQQQERCQNTLSSIFASQTSISTSKHVPGIQPVNAPLAPIKPLHPIKFSNDTERLQHINSVRKSAVGVQIKLVVELLYKTRQSFTAKQVNEATYVDIHGNKAVFDSLRNNPKVLFDGTRFSYKPKHILTGRDELLGLIKEKECGLPVEDIKDAYPSVLEDLQALKASGDVWWLSSTQSQEDMAYFNDPRYNITVDNDLKELFLKTELPRDMLDVEKEIKKSGEKPMTNTTKRRALAQILDAAPKTKTKGSKKKQRRLTGKSKGLTNIHMPELFDA